Part of the Chitinophaga parva genome is shown below.
CAAATCAAAGGCCGGAAGGATCACTTCCGGCCTTTCATAGACCCGCTCACGCCACGGGGGATCAATGCCGAAAACCAGTCATTGTACCTTATATTGTCTATTTCACCTTCCTGGAAATATACTGCGAGTAGTCCGGCAGCTGTACTTCATAAGGCTCATGCATGAGCGGGGAAGTGAGCAGGAAATCAGCGGTGGCACGGTTACACGCCACGGGAATGTTCCATACGGCGCCGAGGCGCAGCAGGGCTTTGATATCCGGGTCGTGGGGCAGTGATTCCATGGGGTCCCAGAAAAAGATCACCACGTCGATGGCGCCTTCGGCCACCATGGCGCCTATTTGCTGGTCGCCCCCAAGCGGGCCGCTGAGCAGCTTTCGTACGGGTACGTCCAATGTTTCTTCGATGAGTTTGCCGGTAGTGCCGGTGGCGTACAGCTCGTGGCGTACCAGCACCGTTTTGTTGTACACGGCCCACTCCAGCAGTTCTGCTTTCTTGTGGTCATGCGCTATGAGGGCTACCCGCTTGCGGGGCTGTAAATGTTTGGTATTGGACATTCGCTAGTGTGTTTGTGCTGCAAAATAAGGAGGTAAATCCGCGTTAAGAAATAATAATATATCATAATGTGTTTGTGTAAATCCCTGTCACCGCCTGGTTTAGGACGGCGCAGGGGAAAGAGGGACGCCGGCCTGCAAGGGAATAGTATTGCCAGAATCTATCTTGTAAAAAATGGGATAGACCGTGCTTATAATAAAATTGTAATTTTCGCCGGGCACGGGCGCACAAGCCCGTGAAAGTTTGCTACCTTTGGAAGGCAAAACTGTGTGTTATCATGATTAAAACAGGAAATCCGATCATCAGCATTTATACGGAGATGACGCCCAACCCTGAAACGTTGAAGTTTGTGGCGAATAAATTATTGTACCCTGGCAAAAGCATTGATTTTCAGGACGAAGCTGCTGCCAAACCCTCCCCGCTGGCTACAGAGCTTTTCAGCTTTCCCTTCATAAAAGGCGTATTTATCATGGCTAACTTTGTTACCCTGACCAAAACGCCGGATACGGATTGGAATGACATTATTCCTACCATCCGCACTTTCCTCAAAGATTACCTGGAGGAAAACCGCCCGGTGATCAATGAAGACGAAGTGCCGGTAAAAGCAGCCGGTGGCAACGTCATCAGCGCAGACGATACCGACGTGGTACAGCGCATCAAGGCCCTGCTGGAAGATCACGTGAAACCGGCCGTGGAAATGGATGGTGGCGCAATCCAGTTCAAAAACTACGACAATGGTGTGGTGACCGTAATGCTGCAGGGTTCCTGCTCCGGTTGCCCCTCTTCCATGATCACGCTGAAGGCCGGCATTGAAGGCATGATGAAGCGTATGATCCCCGAGGTGACCGAAGTAGTGGCCGAAGCGGAATAATTTACGTCGCACACTGTTGAAAAAATAATAATAAGGAAGCACAACCTGCGCAGCGCGGGTTGTGCTTTTTTGTGCGCTTACGCTACCTTTACCGCATGAATTTTCAGTCCTTTGTACAGGGCATGCTGGCAGAAGGCGCCCACATGAAGCCTTTGGAGGTGGTAGGGGTGGTCTTTGGCGTGCTGAGTGTATTGTATTCCAACTGGAACAAGATCTACGTATACCCGACCGGGTTAGTCAGCACGGGCATTTACATTTATCTCTTCATTGCCGGCGGCCTGTATGCCGATGCGGGTCTGAATGGTTATTACTTTGTAATGAGCGTATACGGCTGGTACCACTGGAGCCGGAAAGATGCGGCCCGGCACCATACGCCGGTGAGCCACACCACGCGCCCGGAGCTGGTTACCGCCATCCTGATAGCGGCCATCGGGTGGGGCGTCATCTATTTGCTGCTGCGCTTTGCTACCGATTCCACGGTGCCGGTGTTTGATGCTTTTGTATCGGCCACGGCCTGCAGCGGCATGTGGCTGCTGGCCCGGCGCAAAGTGGAAAACTGGCTGCTGCTGAATATTTCCAACCTGGCGGCAGTGCCCCTGCTGATCTATAAACATTATTATCTTACGGCAGCCCTTACCGTGTTCCTCTTTGTGGTGGCCTGTTTTGGCTATGTAAACTGGAAACGGATCGCGGCCCGCGAAGCGGCATTGCCGTCATAAATACCCATGCAGAAAATTGTGATCATCGGCCCTGAGAGCACGGGCAAAAGTACGCTCAGTGAACAACTGGCCGCCCACTACAACACGTTGTGGGTGCCGGAGCACGCCCGCGCCTACCTTCACCAGCTGGGCCGGCCCTATGAAGAGGCAGACCTGTATGAAATTGCCAAAGGCCAGCTGGCAGCGGAAGACGCCGCGGCGGCCAGTGCTCCCCGTCCGTTCATTTTTTGTGATACAGACCTGCACGTGATTCGGGTGTGGAGTGAGCACAGCTTCCTCCGCTGTGATCCCCGCATCCTGGAAACCATTGCCTCCCGCCGCTACGACCTGTACCTGCTCACCTACATTGACATTCCCTGGGAAGAAGATCCCCTGCGTGAGCACAGTGATCCGCAGATGCGCCAGTATTTTTACAACAACTACCGCGATGTGGTGGTGAACGCAGGACTGCCCTGGGCCGATATCCGCGGCGGTTTCGATGAGCGGCTGAAGCGCGGCATTGCCGCGGTGGATAGGCTTTTGAAGGGCGCATAAAAAAGGCAGCGGGGACGCTGCCGGTATATAAAAAATTATTTCTTCCTGCTTTCCACCAGCGCTGCAATATCCGGGTCCGACGCAATGTACCGCATCTGCGTGAGCGTATGCCGCTGGTACCAGATGGTGATCTTTGCCGGGGGCACCACCGTAAACTTCACCGGGTTTGATAAACACCCCGCGATCATCGCCGCCTGCTCCCGCGAAAGCGAAGCTGCCGGGATATGGTAGTACTGCTGTGCCGCCGCCTCCATGCCATAAATGCCATCGCCGGTTTGTGCCACGTTCAGGTACATTTCCAGGATGCGCTGCTTGCCCCAGACCTTTTCTATCATAAAGGTGAAGTACACTTCCAGTCCCTTGCGGAACCAGCCCCCGTGCTGCCAGAGGAACACGTTCTTGGCCACCTGCTGGCTGATGGTGCTGGCACCATGGATCTTGGTACTTTTCTGGTTATGTTTCATGGCCTTTTCGATCGACTTGAAGTCGAACCCGTTGTGGTCCGGGAAGAGCTGGTCTTCCTTGGCGATCACGGCCAGTTTGGCGTATTCGGAAATATGATCATAGTCCACCCACTGGTAGTGGAATTCCTTATCCTTTGGCAGATGCAGGCGGTTATCCAGCATGGTGAGCGTGAAAGGCGGATGTATCCACTTCAGTAAAAAGATGTACAGAAACTGACCCACAAACAACACCAGCAGTACAATCCTCAGTTTTCGCCAGGTTCTTGGCACAATGCCTTTTAAGTTCATGCAGTAGGTTTTCAAAAAAGTGCGGAAAGATAACAAGAATATCGGGACCCACTAAATATATAGTATTATTTCCGTATTTATTAACAAAGCCATGGCACGGAAATAGCGTAAATTTGACTATGCTTTTAGAACTGCATCCACAAAATCCCAATCCCCGTAACCTGAAGCAGGTAATTGAATGCCTCCGCGATGGCGGGGTGATCATCTATCCTACGGACACGGTGTACGGCATGGGCTGCGATATCTTCCAGCACAAGGCCGTGGAGCGCATTTGCCGCATCAAGAACATTGATCCCCGCAAGGCGCATTTTTCCTTCATCTGCCACGATCTCAGCCATCTCTCCGACTATACGAAAAGTGTGGATACGCCCATCTTCCGCATCCTCAAGCGTGCGCTGCCAGGGCCTTACACGTTTATCCTGCCGGCCAGCCGCCAGGTGCCCAAGATCATTAAAACAAAAAAAGACACCGTGGGTATCCGTGTGCCGGACAATGTGATCTGCCAAAGCATTGTAGGGGAACTGGGCAACCCGCTGATGAGCACCAGCTTGCCGGTGGATAAATACATTGAAGAGTACACGGATCCGGAGATCATCCATGAAAAATTTGGCCACCTGGTAGACATCGTGGTGAATGGGGGTACCGGCGGTATGGAGTTTTCCACCGTGATAGACTGCACCAGCGGGGAACCGGAACTGGTGCGCGAAGGCCTGGGCAGCTGGGAAGCCATTGCATAACAAACGAATGAAAGGACAATGAAACAGTGCGGTATTATTTTGATGTTGTGTCTCTGCCTTGGCCACCTGGCCAAAGCACAGCAGGGCCTTACCTGGAAACCGTTAGACAGGGAATTCCAGGTTTCCATTTCTCCAAAACAACAAGCATGGGTTCCGTTTAAACAGACGAGCGAGGTGAAACCCGCGCCGGTGGCGGGTTATATCGTAAACGAGCCGATGGCGGACCGCTATTACCAGCAGTGCTTCGGCTTTTTTTGCAAGCGGGAATGGGAGCTGCAACAAAAAGTGCATATTCCGGTGAAGCTGCGGTTAGGCACCTACCAGCTTACCCGGGTGCAGGAAGGATATTAATAAAGAACTTTCGATTTCAATTTCCAAAGAACAGTGGCATGAAGGGCCCCTTCTAAAAGATCAGTTTATATCCTACCCCGCGGATGTTCACGATCTGTACGCGCGGATCTTCTTTCAGGTAGCGGCGCAGTTTTGTGATGAACACGTCCATGCTGCGGGCATTGAAGAAATTATCATCTCCCCAGAGGTCCAGCAGTACTTTTTTACGTTCCATGATCTCGTTCTTATTTTCATACAGGCGGCGCAGGATCTCTGCTTCGCGGTGCGACAAAAACTCTGAAACGTTGTTGCGGGTGAGGGTTTGCTTGGTGTAGTTGAAGGCATACTGGCCAATGATCACCGTGCCATCATCTGCATCCGGCGGGGGCATGGTCTCGTTATAGCGTTGCAGCAGGGACTTGATGCGCACGATCAGTTCATCCATGCTGAAAGGCTTCTTCAGATAATCATTGCCCCCTACTTCAAAACCTTTCACCACATCGGCGGTTTGCGACTTGGCCGTGAGGAAAATGATAGGCGTGAATTTATCTTCCCTGCGGATCTCCTGAGTAAGTGAAAACCCGTCCATATTGGGCATCATGATGTCCACCACCACTACATCTGGCTTGTGTTCCTTGTAGAGCGTAAGGCCCTCGCGACCATCTGTTGCGTAGAGCATTTCAAAGCCCCGCATTTCCAGGCTGTCTTTCACGAT
Proteins encoded:
- a CDS encoding methylglyoxal synthase; its protein translation is MSNTKHLQPRKRVALIAHDHKKAELLEWAVYNKTVLVRHELYATGTTGKLIEETLDVPVRKLLSGPLGGDQQIGAMVAEGAIDVVIFFWDPMESLPHDPDIKALLRLGAVWNIPVACNRATADFLLTSPLMHEPYEVQLPDYSQYISRKVK
- a CDS encoding NifU family protein, whose protein sequence is MIKTGNPIISIYTEMTPNPETLKFVANKLLYPGKSIDFQDEAAAKPSPLATELFSFPFIKGVFIMANFVTLTKTPDTDWNDIIPTIRTFLKDYLEENRPVINEDEVPVKAAGGNVISADDTDVVQRIKALLEDHVKPAVEMDGGAIQFKNYDNGVVTVMLQGSCSGCPSSMITLKAGIEGMMKRMIPEVTEVVAEAE
- the pnuC gene encoding nicotinamide riboside transporter PnuC; protein product: MNFQSFVQGMLAEGAHMKPLEVVGVVFGVLSVLYSNWNKIYVYPTGLVSTGIYIYLFIAGGLYADAGLNGYYFVMSVYGWYHWSRKDAARHHTPVSHTTRPELVTAILIAAIGWGVIYLLLRFATDSTVPVFDAFVSATACSGMWLLARRKVENWLLLNISNLAAVPLLIYKHYYLTAALTVFLFVVACFGYVNWKRIAAREAALPS
- a CDS encoding AAA family ATPase, whose product is MQKIVIIGPESTGKSTLSEQLAAHYNTLWVPEHARAYLHQLGRPYEEADLYEIAKGQLAAEDAAAASAPRPFIFCDTDLHVIRVWSEHSFLRCDPRILETIASRRYDLYLLTYIDIPWEEDPLREHSDPQMRQYFYNNYRDVVVNAGLPWADIRGGFDERLKRGIAAVDRLLKGA
- the mtgA gene encoding monofunctional biosynthetic peptidoglycan transglycosylase; translation: MNLKGIVPRTWRKLRIVLLVLFVGQFLYIFLLKWIHPPFTLTMLDNRLHLPKDKEFHYQWVDYDHISEYAKLAVIAKEDQLFPDHNGFDFKSIEKAMKHNQKSTKIHGASTISQQVAKNVFLWQHGGWFRKGLEVYFTFMIEKVWGKQRILEMYLNVAQTGDGIYGMEAAAQQYYHIPAASLSREQAAMIAGCLSNPVKFTVVPPAKITIWYQRHTLTQMRYIASDPDIAALVESRKK
- a CDS encoding L-threonylcarbamoyladenylate synthase, translated to MLLELHPQNPNPRNLKQVIECLRDGGVIIYPTDTVYGMGCDIFQHKAVERICRIKNIDPRKAHFSFICHDLSHLSDYTKSVDTPIFRILKRALPGPYTFILPASRQVPKIIKTKKDTVGIRVPDNVICQSIVGELGNPLMSTSLPVDKYIEEYTDPEIIHEKFGHLVDIVVNGGTGGMEFSTVIDCTSGEPELVREGLGSWEAIA
- a CDS encoding response regulator transcription factor; this encodes MSKVLLVEDEWQLGQIVKDSLEMRGFEMLYATDGREGLTLYKEHKPDVVVVDIMMPNMDGFSLTQEIRREDKFTPIIFLTAKSQTADVVKGFEVGGNDYLKKPFSMDELIVRIKSLLQRYNETMPPPDADDGTVIIGQYAFNYTKQTLTRNNVSEFLSHREAEILRRLYENKNEIMERKKVLLDLWGDDNFFNARSMDVFITKLRRYLKEDPRVQIVNIRGVGYKLIF